Genomic segment of Rhodococcus sp. W8901:
GCGCTTCGCCTCGCAACATCGGCCGGGCTGCCGCGATATGCGCTGGTGAGCACACTCGTCACCTCAGCCGCACTGAACTCCGTATCAGGGCATGGTCTCCAAGCGCATGAGCAGCTGGATCGTGCGCTGGAGGCTGCACTCCCCGAACGGATTCTCGCCCCATTTCTCTCTGACGATCCGGTGATTGTCGATCTCTTGAACGCTCACGCACTACGGGGGTCGAGACATCACGAGCTCTTGTGCACGATCCTGGAACGACGGAACCAACTGTCGGTACTCCTCGCGGGAGTCCTGACGGAACGAGAAAAGGAGATACTCACATATCTGCGTACCGCGATGACTGCAGATGAGATCGCAGCGCACCTCGGCATCGCTTACCCCACGGTGAAGACGCACATTCGCTCGATCTACCGCAAGCTGGGCGTGACCAAACGTCGTGCTGCTGTTCAAGCAGCCGACAGCAGATAGGTTGCGGGGCGGTCCGACTCGTCAACGGAGTACTTCAACGGGGGCGCACTCGGCGGGTAGAAACGCGGGTAGTGGTTTCGGCTTCCTCGCCGCGACGCCTCGGACCGATGATCGTCGGAGGGCAAACCCATTATTGTTCCGAGAACACCGGGTAGTCGCCGGGTGGCTCGACTGATCAAGGAGACACGACGTATGCGTCTGCTGTTCCAGCTCTTTTCGCAATGCGTACTCGGTGTGGTGGCGTTGATCGTGGTGCATTTCGTTTTACCCGGGGTGGATCTGAGCTTCACCGGATTCTTCGTGGCAATCGGCGTATTCACCTTGGCCCACATGATTCTCGGCCCGTTCGTGCTCAGCGTGGCGCAGCGCTATGCCGCTCCGCTTGCGGGTGGTATCGGGCTGGTCGCCACGCTGCTCGCGCTGTGGGTTGCATCCCTGTTCCCCGATGGCATTCAGATCAGCGGCGTCCAGTCTTGGATCTTCGCACCGATCATTGTCTGGGTGATCACGGCACTCGGCGGGTGGATCTTCATGGCCTTCGTCATCGACAGGTGGCTCAAACGACGCAGTGCAGAGAAGCTCGTGCGCAGTGTGAATCAGGCGTGACGGTTGATACTGCTCCTTGTCGCAGCAGTGCTGACCGTGGCGATCGTCCTCGTCGGTGTCGCGCGGTTCGACGGTCCCTCACAATTGCCTCCACGCTCCGCCGAAATATCTTGTCCTGGAACCAACCCAGTAGGAGTCAGCTATGACCGCTCACCCGCTCGACCGTCGTGTTCTCCTGAAGAGTGCCCCGAACTTCCGTGACCTCGGCGGTATTCCCGTTGCATCCGGCACCGTCCGCCCGGGCGCGCTGTACCGCTCGGCGACGCTCGCGAAGCTCGACGACGACGACCTCACCGCATTCGAGGTCCTCGGTGTCGCAACTGTGTACGACTTCCGCACCGCTGCCGAGCGCGACGGTGCCTTCGATCGCCTTCCCGACACGGTGCGTACGGTCTGGCTCGACGTGCTGGCCGACAATGCCCAGAACGCCGCGGCCACCGGACTTCTCATGACGGACCCGGTCGCATACGCCGGGACGATCAACGACGGGCGCGGGATCGGGCAGATGGAGGAGGCGAACCGAAACTTCGTCAGTTTGCCCTCAGCGCTGAGCGCATACCGCGCGTTCTATCTCGACCTGATCGACGAGAAGCGTGCCGGGGCTGCCCTCTTCCACTGCACCACCGGCAAGGATCGCACCGGATGGGCCGCGACTTCCTTCTTGCTCCTCCTCGGCGCCGACGAGACCGACGTGCGCGCCGATTACCTCGAAACGAACACCGATCTGGCGCCCATGACCGATCCGATCCTCGCCTTCGTCGAGAGCAAGGGTGTCGACCCGGAGCTGATCCGTCCTCTCCTCGGTGTCCGTGAGAGCTACATCGATGCCGCTCTCGACGAGATGCGCACCCACTTCGGCACCGTCGAGGACTACGCGCGTGACGGGCTCGGACTCACCGCCGAGCAACTCGCGACGCTGCGCGAGCGGTTCACGCAGTCTTCGTAGAAACATCCAGTCGGAGTGGGTCGCACAGCGCGGGAACCGATTCGCCCCAGCCGATTGCCGGTGTCGTCGAGGGCTGCACTCAGGATCCGTTGCGACACTGTAGAAGTCGGCCGGTGGGCGCAGTACGGCTCGAACGAGATTTCGGTTCGGAACCCAGTTCCCTGCTCCAGGGTTCGCCTCGGGTCGAACCGACGACGAGTGTCCGACGGGGCCCACTCGTCCACGCCCTCATCGGTGCGGGCGCTGCAGGAGCTTTCCTGAATCGTGAGCAACCGCAGAGGCGTTCGAGCGGGCCGGTCGCCGGGGACGGGCTCGGCACGTCCGCTCAGTGTGGTGACGCAGGCCGTGATCGTGGGATCGAGCGTCAGGGCTGCTCGACGCCGAGGCTGATGCCGCGGGTGGCGAGCCAGGGGAGCGGATCGATCTTGTTCTCGCCGGCCAGGTGCACTTCGAAGTGCAGGTGCGGGCCGGTGGAGAAGC
This window contains:
- a CDS encoding phage holin family protein; translated protein: MRLLFQLFSQCVLGVVALIVVHFVLPGVDLSFTGFFVAIGVFTLAHMILGPFVLSVAQRYAAPLAGGIGLVATLLALWVASLFPDGIQISGVQSWIFAPIIVWVITALGGWIFMAFVIDRWLKRRSAEKLVRSVNQA
- a CDS encoding tyrosine-protein phosphatase, which produces MTAHPLDRRVLLKSAPNFRDLGGIPVASGTVRPGALYRSATLAKLDDDDLTAFEVLGVATVYDFRTAAERDGAFDRLPDTVRTVWLDVLADNAQNAAATGLLMTDPVAYAGTINDGRGIGQMEEANRNFVSLPSALSAYRAFYLDLIDEKRAGAALFHCTTGKDRTGWAATSFLLLLGADETDVRADYLETNTDLAPMTDPILAFVESKGVDPELIRPLLGVRESYIDAALDEMRTHFGTVEDYARDGLGLTAEQLATLRERFTQSS